The genomic window tgaacagtgttgtaggtgccgacatttgtcttagagtgttgtgggcgctgccatttgccctcgggcgtggatcctgacggaagctcatgacaaccactatggtccaggaggaaactcgcatcacctACAGTAATGGACATGCGGTCACTGCGCCGTCTGCTCCCTGTATGGCCACGGATCGGCACCCTGGTCCGCCACGCCGCCCGCTagggcgggatgggacgtgacaactCACTGACAATGCCAAGACATGACATCATCAGCGGACAGATGCCCAGCACGGAGCTATCCCTGGTACCGCCTGCCATGTCAACGGGGCtcgcacagaggaaaaggaagacccgacatctttgaaggacctcaTTTGCCTTTGgtatttcttctttctcccatctataattgCTGCtcccccttggcctataaaatggaaagcagggcaccccactaaggggaccgatcgattcaacacaccacaCATCAcgtcacacatagctgagcagtgaccaagctctcagcacccattcggcctttacattagagacttgggacctttccctctctcgcccatttgtaacccctaccatgaactttttagtgctaataacacgagcagcagccacgaactggacgcagggacattctgcccgaaccagtataaaccttgtgtctttttagcacaccatccagatTAGACGCATAATAAcataaatttactcgttggtgtttactcgaaacaccaatagttggcgcgccaggtagaggaCCTTTGCGCATTTCGATATTAACattaggccttggatggctagccacggtatcagctgggtcccgggcgcacatgtACGCTTCGAGGACTTGGACTTTATCATCAtgatgggaggagagttggcattggctcacgccgccatccaacctctcccctccatcgacttcgactacgggaggcttgagcgccagctcggtgTCTCCCTGGGACCCAAGCCGTCCATGGAGGACCCACACTGCCTTGCCTTCTCTTACACCAACGACATGGCATGGATCATTGGTGGGGAACCTCTCTCTTCGGAACACCTCATATAGAGCGCCCCGACAGTGCTTCcatttggtctccgcaacgccgcggggactattagccaccttgtggcacaatgcaTGATTCCACCTCCCACGAGCGACGAATTCTTGGGTGTGATTGAACATGTcatagaatctttccatgacctccttatagaggagccagagtcgccctctggctctaactctagcaggggaagccatcacccctctcacgaATGTTTCATGACgagtacccctgagggacatgtcaaaagcatccacaaggaggaggctaccccggcgaACAACCTCAGCGATGAGGCCGAGGGGGAGACAGTAGCCCCACCTCGCATGTGGGTGGAGTAGCTAAAAGCTCGACatcgagagatcgaggaagcgtgGCTCTAGCTTGAGCAAGAATGCGTAGAGCTCGATCAGAAAatcgagcgccacggagacggtgggcgcacatgcgccatggcccatgacatgaaaTGGAGGATCATcgccaatgatgaagccctccctcggtTCGCccaagcaagccagaacatcaccgctgcggcGGCCCTGCTCCATGGTCTTCCAGAGGCCGCGATGCCCAAGGATCGTCGGGCTCAccacgagattcgcacgctgctcgagcatgTGGCGGCACAGCAGGTAGAGAGCTCATTGTCTTGGCGACGCTAGCCTAATGCTAGCCAGTGCATGCCCTCTGAATGCCCCGACAGGGATGCATCGGTCCACCAGGTGCCATAGGGTGGCAGGCAGCGTGCTGCGATCCTGGTGCATcagcgtctcggccacaaccatgaCGCGCGCAACACCCTCAATGCTCGTAGGCGTACTCACAATGACCCAggagagggagctagccacggCTATCACCCTTGCTGTggcagacgctacgacagcggtgagggccgaagcctgagccctggcCTACTGGGGCCTCAGACcttcagccgacacatcctcaacgctgccttcccaccaaggtaccggcCTTCAACCAACATCCAtaagtactctggggagacgaaccccagactatggcttgaagattatcggcttgcctaccaagccagtggtgcgaataatgatgatttcatcatctgcaaccttccactgttcttagctgattcggcatgaacatggttggaacactagCCATCCAAcagaatccagagttgggcgaacctgaaggagatcttcgtgggggacttttagggcacatacaagcaccctgggaacccatgggacctcaaaaactactgatagaaggccagtgagaccctccatgggtacatccagcgTTTCTCCTGGCACTGCAACAAGCTACCTAACGTCGCCAACACCGATGTTATAGGGGCTTTCGTATCTGGGACCACTTGCAAGTCTCTAGTTCACAAACTGGGACGCAAGGGTCCAcagaccaccaaggaactccttgacatcaccaccagccatgcctcgagtGAAGAAGCGGTTAGAGTGATCTTCAATCGCCTCAATGGCAAGGCGAGGCGAGACAAGGACGctggcgaaggtgcctccaaccatcctgccaaaaagaagaacaagaagcaatggcgcgtGGGCTCTCTCATGGCCGCCGCTGACCAtaggggtggtcggaagcccgtagagggcactctaaaccacttcaaaaaactactcaaggggccatgcccaaaccatgccttctccgtcaagcatctgtacaaggactgcaccctcatgaagcggttcatGTTTGGAGGATCCAATAAAGTGGAGCATGggaagaaccctaaccctaccaCGGACGACGCTGAGGGGAAGGATGATGACTTTCCAAcaccggatggctgcctcatgatcttcaaaggatcagaggcctatgactccaagcgccgccagaagatCGCGTGCCGTGAGGTTTATGCGACCGAACCGGCCACACCAGCCTTCCTCTAGTGGTCTAAGTCCGCTATAACCTTCAATCGGACTgaccacccagagagcgtccCACAGCCAGGGAGATACCCACTCATGGTTGACCTAATCAttggcatgaagcggctcaccaaagtactaatagatggaggcagtggcctcaacattatGTACGCCGAGACACTCGACGCTATGGGCGTTGACCGAGCGTGCATCCGGCCAATCGGCGTGCCCTTTCATGGCATCATGcttggaaagcaggccatgccgcttgggcagatcgatctgcccatcaccttcgggggTCCATCCAACTACATGATGGAGACTGTCGCTTTTGAAGTGGTGGGGTTTCATGGAATTTA from Miscanthus floridulus cultivar M001 chromosome 11, ASM1932011v1, whole genome shotgun sequence includes these protein-coding regions:
- the LOC136491910 gene encoding uncharacterized protein, with the translated sequence MVDLIIGMKRLTKVLIDGGSGLNIMYAETLDAMGVDRACIRPIGVPFHGIMLGKQAMPLGQIDLPITFGGPSNYMMETVAFEVVGFHGIYYTILGRPCYVKFMAIPNYTYLKLKMPGLGGVITVDTSF